The following are encoded in a window of Nitrospirota bacterium genomic DNA:
- a CDS encoding FAD-dependent oxidoreductase, translated as MPIYKVKLKYKREIADGTMAFHFEKPEGFAYKAGQSADCTLINPAETDAEGGTRTFSMTSAPYEDDLMFATRMRDTAFKRVLKTMEPGTEVTLDAPHGSFTLHNKMSIPAVFLTGGIGVTPVRSIVLQAVHDNVPRQIFVFYSNRRPEDAAFLDEMMKSHKTNPDYTFVGTMTRMEESSRKWHGETGFINKTMILKYIDDLTLPIYYLDGPPAMVNAMRKLLSEAGVDDDNIRTEEFSGY; from the coding sequence ATGCCAATCTACAAAGTCAAATTAAAATACAAACGGGAAATCGCTGATGGAACGATGGCGTTTCATTTTGAAAAGCCGGAGGGGTTTGCCTACAAAGCTGGCCAATCCGCGGACTGCACCCTGATCAACCCCGCAGAAACTGACGCCGAAGGCGGCACACGAACGTTTTCTATGACGAGCGCCCCTTACGAAGACGATCTCATGTTCGCAACACGGATGCGTGACACTGCGTTCAAACGGGTATTAAAAACCATGGAGCCAGGCACGGAAGTCACTCTGGATGCTCCTCATGGCTCGTTCACGCTCCACAACAAGATGAGCATTCCAGCCGTTTTCCTCACCGGCGGTATTGGCGTTACGCCTGTGAGAAGCATTGTCCTTCAAGCTGTTCACGACAATGTTCCGCGCCAAATCTTCGTCTTTTATTCCAATCGCAGGCCGGAAGATGCGGCGTTTCTGGACGAGATGATGAAATCCCACAAGACAAATCCGGACTATACCTTTGTAGGCACGATGACGCGGATGGAAGAATCCAGCCGCAAGTGGCATGGGGAAACCGGGTTTATCAACAAGACCATGATCCTGAAATACATTGATGATTTGACGCTCCCCATCTACTACCTCGACGGCCCGCCAGCGATGGTGAATGCGATGCGTAAATTACTGAGCGAAGCGGGAGTCGATGATGACAATATCCGTACGGAAGAGTTTTCAGGCTACTGA
- a CDS encoding DUF488 family protein, with protein sequence MKIRIKRVYEQPDKHDGRRILVDRLWPRGLTKEKANIDLWSIDIAPGTKLRKWFGHDQSKWEEFKERYLAELKGNNEQIRLLKQELDKGIVTLVYGAKDEEHNEEVVIQENSALFR encoded by the coding sequence ATGAAAATCAGGATTAAAAGGGTATATGAACAGCCGGATAAGCATGACGGCCGACGTATCCTCGTGGACCGGCTCTGGCCGCGCGGTTTAACAAAGGAAAAAGCAAACATTGATCTGTGGTCAATAGATATTGCCCCCGGCACGAAACTCAGGAAATGGTTTGGCCACGATCAGAGCAAATGGGAAGAGTTCAAGGAAAGGTATCTCGCCGAACTAAAAGGCAACAACGAGCAAATCCGGCTCTTAAAGCAAGAGTTGGACAAGGGCATCGTGACGCTCGTCTACGGCGCAAAGGACGAAGAACACAACGAGGAGGTTGTCATCCAGGAGAACAGCGCATTATTCCGTTAA